Proteins encoded together in one Micromonospora kangleipakensis window:
- a CDS encoding SDR family NAD(P)-dependent oxidoreductase: protein MGTKQGQKVVVITGASQGIGAGLVDAYRKLGYGVVATSRSITAADDPEIVAVRGDIADADTADRVVTAALDRFGRIDTLVNNAGAFVAKPFTDYTDEEFNLLTGVNLAGFFHLTRRVLPHMLAVGGGHIVNITTSLVDQPNSNVPSVLASLTKGGLSSATKSLAIEYAGRGVRVNAVAPGIIKTPMHPVEFHETYAGLHPVGRMGETSDIVDAVVYLESAPFVTGEILHVDGGQNAGH from the coding sequence ATGGGCACCAAACAGGGTCAGAAGGTCGTTGTGATCACCGGTGCGTCTCAGGGCATCGGCGCCGGCCTGGTCGACGCGTACCGCAAGCTCGGCTACGGCGTCGTGGCCACCTCACGCTCGATCACCGCCGCCGACGACCCGGAAATCGTGGCCGTTCGGGGCGACATCGCAGACGCCGACACCGCGGATCGGGTGGTCACCGCCGCCCTGGACCGCTTCGGCCGTATCGACACCCTCGTGAACAACGCCGGCGCCTTCGTCGCCAAGCCGTTCACCGACTACACCGACGAGGAGTTCAACCTGCTCACCGGGGTCAACCTCGCCGGGTTCTTCCATCTCACCCGGCGCGTCCTGCCGCACATGCTCGCCGTCGGCGGGGGACACATCGTCAACATCACGACCAGCCTGGTGGACCAGCCCAACTCCAACGTGCCGTCCGTGCTCGCGTCGCTCACCAAGGGTGGCCTCAGCTCCGCCACGAAGTCCCTGGCCATCGAGTACGCCGGCCGAGGAGTGCGGGTCAACGCCGTCGCTCCGGGGATCATCAAGACCCCGATGCACCCGGTTGAGTTCCACGAGACGTACGCCGGGCTGCACCCGGTCGGCCGGATGGGCGAGACGAGCGACATCGTCGACGCCGTCGTCTACCTCGAATCCGCCCCGTTCGTCACAGGCGAGATCCTGCACGTCGACGGCGGCCAGAACGCCGGCCACTGA
- a CDS encoding tautomerase family protein: protein MPIVTIQITREGTSPGATAATAEEKAALIQGVSKLLLDVLHKPLTSTFVVIDEVETENWGRGGLPVEQFREQQRSLASE, encoded by the coding sequence ATGCCCATCGTCACGATTCAGATCACCCGCGAGGGAACCAGCCCCGGCGCGACGGCGGCGACCGCCGAGGAGAAGGCGGCGCTCATCCAGGGCGTGAGCAAACTGCTGCTCGACGTGCTGCACAAGCCGTTGACGTCCACCTTCGTCGTCATTGACGAAGTCGAGACCGAGAACTGGGGCCGAGGCGGGCTTCCCGTCGAACAGTTCCGTGAGCAGCAGCGCTCGCTCGCCAGCGAATAG
- a CDS encoding M23 family metallopeptidase, translating to MDRPWWRRATLAAVAGAATLMMTSLCLDAGAATAAQTAAQEPLPLPTLPSPSLTLSLPPVNPPTVTLPPLEPPSVKLPTLKPPTTPSATPSTGETVPPATTPPAVRTPPRVGVSPGSGESLVSPGSAAALIAADPGADLYPQPPVDAADTPQARRVAALTDVQHRIQYLHNVLARTRDDLTRVRREPDPVLQLLTALTAGGDPDPAPPFAVADSAEVVDTPTGRAVALSGAIASGQSELARREREEAALRQEIERRVRAVPAVAAPARGTATAGVGKLGRPLRGRLTSRFGTRLDPYFHVWQLHPGVDLAAPVGTPIVAAADGRVTRAGWYGGYGNYTCLDHGRTDGQRLSTCYGHQSRLLVSAGQRVRAGQVIGLVGSTGASTGPHLHFEVRLGGRAVDPLPWL from the coding sequence ATGGACCGACCGTGGTGGAGGCGAGCCACGCTGGCGGCCGTCGCCGGGGCGGCGACGCTGATGATGACGTCCCTCTGCCTGGATGCCGGGGCGGCGACCGCCGCACAGACCGCCGCGCAGGAGCCGCTCCCCTTGCCGACCCTGCCCAGCCCGTCGCTGACCCTGTCGCTGCCGCCGGTGAACCCGCCGACGGTCACGCTGCCGCCCCTCGAGCCGCCCTCCGTCAAGCTGCCCACCCTGAAGCCGCCGACCACCCCGTCGGCCACTCCGTCGACCGGAGAGACGGTGCCGCCCGCGACCACGCCGCCGGCCGTCCGTACCCCACCGCGGGTGGGCGTCTCCCCCGGCTCCGGCGAGTCGTTGGTGAGCCCCGGCTCCGCCGCGGCACTGATCGCCGCCGACCCGGGCGCCGACCTTTATCCCCAGCCACCGGTGGACGCCGCCGACACGCCCCAGGCCCGTCGGGTCGCCGCGCTCACCGACGTCCAGCACCGGATCCAGTACCTGCACAACGTCCTCGCCCGCACCCGCGACGACCTGACCCGGGTGCGGCGCGAACCGGATCCGGTGCTGCAGCTGCTGACCGCGCTGACCGCCGGCGGGGATCCGGACCCGGCACCGCCGTTCGCCGTCGCGGACTCCGCGGAGGTGGTCGACACCCCCACCGGCCGCGCGGTGGCGCTGTCGGGCGCGATCGCCTCAGGTCAGAGCGAACTCGCCCGCCGCGAGCGGGAGGAGGCGGCGCTGCGGCAGGAGATCGAGCGGCGCGTACGTGCCGTGCCCGCCGTTGCGGCACCGGCCCGCGGCACCGCCACCGCCGGCGTGGGCAAGCTCGGCCGGCCGCTGCGCGGCCGCCTCACCAGCAGGTTCGGCACCCGGCTGGACCCGTACTTCCACGTGTGGCAGCTGCACCCCGGCGTGGACCTCGCCGCCCCCGTCGGTACCCCGATCGTCGCGGCGGCAGACGGCCGGGTCACCCGGGCCGGCTGGTATGGCGGCTACGGCAACTACACCTGTCTCGACCACGGCAGGACCGACGGGCAGCGGCTCTCCACCTGCTACGGCCACCAGTCCAGGCTGCTGGTCTCGGCCGGCCAGCGGGTACGCGCCGGCCAGGTGATCGGACTCGTCGGGTCGACCGGCGCCTCCACCGGGCCCCACCTGCACTTCGAGGTGCGTCTCGGCGGCCGGGCCGTGGACCCGCTGCCCTGGCTCTGA